GCCAAGAACTCCGCTGCAGAACTCTAACTACGACGGTTCTTTCATGGCTGGAATACTACAACTCAGATACATCTACTCCATGCCCGTTGAACGAATCATCAAATTGTTTGGCGAGCAGGGATTTGAATTGAACAAAGCTACAGCTCACTCCCTGATTAAGAAATCCGCCTGGATGCTGGATCGTTTGGATGAAGTCTTAAGAAAAACGATTCTTGAGGACAGTTACCTTTGTATGGATGAAAGCTACTATACCGTACTGACTCCAGAGAAAAACGAAAAAGGGAAAGGTGTTCGCAAAGGCTATATATGGGCAGCTCTTGCAAATCAAAAGAAACTCATACAATACTTTTATGAAAAGGGTTCCCGCTCACGTGAAGTTCTGACCAATTATATCGGGGAAGAGTACAAAGGAGCCATCCAATCGGACGGACTTATAGATTATAAAATCCTTGAAACTGATGAATATCCCCATATAATAAGACTTTCCTGCTTTCAACACTGCAAGCGTAAGTTCCTGGATATTGAAGCAGATAAGGATGCCACTCAAATAATAGATGTTATCAATAAGCTTTATAGGAAAGAGCATAAAATCGGGAAGCATTGGAAACCAGACAGGATATTAGAATACAGAAAAAAGTATGCCCCACCCATATTAAAGGAACTCAAAAGAAAACTCTTAAAAATACAATCCAATCCTTCCATGCTTCCAAAGAGCCCACTCTCGAAGGCGATTAATTATACCCTGAAAGAGTATGACGCATTGTGCAATTATATAGACAGACCAGAATATGCCCTTGATAATAATGCCATAGAACGATACATGCGGTACATAAGCTTAAGCAGGAAGAACTCTCTGTTTTGCGGAAGCCACGACGGAGCAAAGAGAACAGCGCTGCTTTACTCACTGGCTTGCTCATGCAGGCTAAATGGAATAAACACGTTCGAATACTTTACGGATATATTAAACCGGATGGCTTATATCAATCCCAATGCATCCGATGAAGTTTATCAGAAACTACTTCCGAATTCCTGGACAAAAGAATAAACCTACTATAAGCCCAGAAAATATTTTATAGGGTATCGCGGAGACGCTTACACAAAAGGCATGAACCCTCACTTTTTCGAGCTCAATAAGTAGATTTTACGCATAATTTGTTTCGAAAAACAAATCAAGCTGAGTTTGGTTCTATTTGGAGAAAAATGGCTCGAAAAAGTGATGGATGACCCCAAAAGTGTGGGTTTTGTGACAGTACAAAAAGCTACCATCACTGGCTAATGCATTATATTATAATATGTTACAAGAAATAGTGATGGAGTGATGGATGCTTTTCGTTTTTTGTAAAATCGTGCAAAAGTGCGATGTAAAAAAACTCCCGCCTGCCTTTTTTGAAACGTAACCGGATGTTGAGCAGACTCCCGCCTGCTTTCCAAAAAAGCAGGCGGGAGTTTGAAGCGTTATTCGCCAATAAATCTCAGCCATTCACCAATGATTTTTATTTATTGGAGAATGGTTTCTTATCTGAAAAGACTATTTATCTGTTCCAACCCAGGTAGCCTTGTGCCAAATGAATTCTAGTGGTCCCTGGCGGTGATTCTTCATCCACCACGAACTGAAGAAACCTTGTAAGGTTCCAAGGGTAATGCCTATTAGTAAAGAAAAAGTAGCTCCGGTGTACTGGTATAGCCCCAAGCCAAAACCATAGTAGATAAATGAACCCAGAATTGACTGGATAATGTAATTGGATAAGCTCATACGACCAATAGAAGAAAAATGAGTCAGAATCTTTTCAAAGGTTCTGGTCTGGAATAACAGTACAAAACCCGAAACGAGGATTAGCATGAAAGCCAGGTTGTTCCATGAGTTAAAGATAGTAAGAAATGGTCTGCGAATGGCTTCACTGTCGAACCACGAAGCTGCGTTGCTCTTAATTATATATAGTGGAACAAAAGCAAAGGCTGCATATATTATAACTTTTTTCCAGAATATCTTACTCTCAGGAGTTACTTTGAATAATGATTTTCGTCCGGCAAGCATTCCAAGCAGGAATAATGACAAGGTCTGGAATACACGTCCGTTCTCCCACGACCATTCCATAACAGCAATTCTACCATTTGAAAGATTGCCTTCTATTGTGTTGAATAATGAATCTTTTGGAATATACTCCGCCATCTTTCCGAAAAGAGCCCATGAAGCGGGGTTTTGCATTTCTTTAGAAGAATCTGATAATCCAGATATCAGATTGATCAGTTCATAAGGTTGAAGCATAAGGAGAATAGCAAATCCCAAAACTACTTTATTGCTGAGCTTTGCAAACGGAATCAGTCCGAATCCGATAATGGCATAAATAGTAAGAATGTCTCCTTGGTAAAATGCAGAGTTAATTGTTCCGAAACCCAGTAGAAGGAGTAACCTCCAGGCAAACCGGCCTCTGAAGTCTTTTCCTATCTTTTCCTGATTGTGTGATTGAATGAAGAAGGTTAATCCGAAAAGCAATGCAAAAATAGCATACGATTTACCGGAAAAAAGGAAAAATAGACTGTCCCAGATTCCTTTATCCAAAGTCTTTAACCAATCTGGAAAATAAGATGGTGAATAGTAAAAATCGAAATGCTCAAGGTTGTGGAGTAACATAATTGAAATAATAGCAAACCCTCTCAAGGCGTCTACTACATAGAGTCGTGAAGAATTTTGATTCATTAGTAACTAGATTTTGTGTGTGTTATTTTGGTCCTCAAAGATAATATACTTTTAGATAGTTTTAGATGCATAAAAATATATTTTAAAATCTGAGTTGCAATATTTATTGGGTGGTGTGTTTTTGATTATAAATTAATATCATAAAACATCTTTCTTGTCAAAGAGGTTTTAACTCAGAGTATCCTTTTAAAAAGAAGCTTTTCTGAAAAGTGTTCACTTCATGTTTTTGTTGTATCTTTGCACTTTAGTAAGATAAGAGACAACAATATATAAAGATGGTTTCAGTAGAAGGATTAAAAGTTGAGTTTAATGCCAGAGCGCTTTTTGATGGCGTATCGTATGTGATAAACAAGAAAGACCGCATTGCACTGGTCGGGAAAAATGGTGCCGGAAAGTCAACCATGCTAAAGATCCTGGCTGGCATACAGACTCCAACTGCAGGTACGGTGGCAGCTCCGAAAGATGTGACCATTGGTTACCTTCCGCAGGTGATGATTCTGAGTGATAAGCATACTGTAATGGAAGAGGCCGAACAGGCATTTGAGCATATCTTTGAACTTCAGGCGGACATTGAACGGATGAATCAGGAGCTGGCGGACAGGACTGATTACGAATCTGAAAGCTATCACAAACTGATTGACCGGTTTACACATGAAAATGAACGCTTCCTGATGATGGGTGGTACCAATTATCAGGCCGAGATTGAGCGTACTTTGGTGGGGCTTGGCTTTAGTCGTGACGACTTTTCCCGTCCTACTTCCGAGTTCAGCGGTGGATGGCGTATGCGTATTGAATTGGCTAAACTTCTACTTAGACGTCCGGATGTACTTCTTCTCGATGAGCCTACCAACCACCTTGATATTGAAAGTATTCAGTGGTTGGAGAATTTCCTTTCTACCCGTTGTAACGCAGTGGTGCTGGTATCTCACGACCGTGCATTTATTGATGCGGTAACTACCCGTACCATTGAAATCAGTTGCGGAAAGATATACGACTATAAAGTTTCTTACTCAAGGTTTGTTGAACTTAGAAAGGAACGCAGAGAACAACAATTGCGTGCTTATGAAAATCAGCAAAAACAGATTCAGGATACGGAAGATTTCGTGGAACGTTTCCGCTATAAAGCTACGAAAGCTGTTCAGGTGCAGAGCCGTATCAAGCAATTAGAGAAGATTGAACGTCTTGAAGTGGACGATGAAGATAATTCTACGCTGAGGCTTAAATTTCCACCTGCTGCCCGTTCGGGTAACTATCCCGTTATTGCAGAGGATTTAAAAAAGGCTTATGGCAATCATGTGGTTTATCATGATGTGAATCTCACTATTAACCGTGGTGAAAAGATAGCTTTTGTGGGAAAGAATGGTGAAGGAAAATCCACATTGGTGAAGTGTATCATGGGAAATATTGACTATGAAGGTAAGCTGACTATCGGACATAATGTTCAGATTGGCTATTTTGCGCAGAATCAGGCGCAGATGCTGGATGAGAGTCTTACTGTGTTCGATACTATTGATTATGTGGCAACGGGTGATATCCGTACTAAGATTCGCGATATTCTTGGTGCTTTCATGTTTGGTGGCGAAGCTTCCGATAAGAAAGTAAAGGTGCTTTCTGGTGGAGAACGTACTCGTCTGGCTATGATTAAGTTGTTGCTTGAACCTGTTAATCTCCTTATTTTGGATGAGCCGACGAATCACCTGGATATGCGTACCAAGGATGTGCTTAAAGAGGCCATTAAGGATTTTGACGGAACGGTGATTATTGTTTCTCACGACCGTGAGTTCCTGGACGGACTGGTTACCAAGGTGTATGAGTTTGGCGGCGGAGTGGTTAAAGAACACCTGGGTGGTATTTATGATTTTCTGCAAAAGAAGAAGATGGATAGTCTCAATGATTTGCAGCGTAAACCAGAATTGTCAGCTTCTCCAACGGCACAGAATAATGAGCAAGAGGTGGTGTCCGAAAATAAACTTTCATACGAAGCACAGAAAGAACTCAATAAAAAACTCCGTAAACTGGAAAAGCAGGTAACTGACTGTGAGAAAGAAATAGAAAAACTTGAAGAAAAAATATCTGCAGTAGAACTAAAAATGACTACTCCTGATGGAGCTTCTGATATGGAACTCTATGCACATCATCAGAATCTGAAGCAAGAACTTGATAATGTGGTGGAAGAGTGGGAATCGGCTTCAATGGAGTTGGAAGAGGCTAAAAGTGAATAAAATGTTTCACGAATAATTTTTGTATAAATAACATTCCCTTTGTGATTTTATTATCTAATTTTGCGTCCAATGTGGAAACAGAGAGTGAATTAATAAAATTATAAAGTATGAAATTTAAAAATTATCTGCCGCTGATGGCATTCTGTTTAATCAGCACAGGGTGGAATTGCGAAGTGAGTGCCCAGTTAGCTCCTGGTATAGACTTTAATAATCTTGATAAAACAGTTTTACCGGGAAGTAACTTTTACCAGTATTCTTGTGGAGGATGGATGAAGAACAATCCGCTGACTGGCGAATATGCGCGTTTTGGCTCTTTTGATAAGCTTGCTGAAAATAACCGTTCACAATTGAAAGGTTTGATTGAAGGACTTGCAAAAGTAAAGAATCAACAGGGAACAGTAGCTCAGAAGATTGGTGATTTGTATAACATTGCCATGGATAGCGTAAAGCTAAATAAAAAAGGAGCAGCTCCAATCAAACCTTATCTGAAGAAGATTGCTTCTTTAAAGAATAAATCGGCTATCTATCCTTTGTTGGCAGAAATGCGTACAATAGGACTTGATCCATACTTTGCCGTTTATGTAAGCGCAGATGATATGAACAGTTCTATGAATATGGTTCATACATCCCAAAGCGGTATCAGCATGGGTGAACGTGAGTATTACCTGGAAAATGATGCTAAAACGAAGGAAATTCGTGATAAATACAAATTGCATGTTGTAAAGATGTTCCAGTTGGTTGGTTATGACAAAGCTTCTGCTCAAAAAGCAATGACAGCTGTTATGGCTATTGAAACCCGTCTGGCAAAGATTGCCCGTACAAAGGTGGAATTAAGAGATCCTCATGCAAACTATAACAAGATGGCTGTTGCTGATCTTAAAAAACAATACCCTTCTTTTGCATGGGATGTTTTCTTCACAGACTTTGGTTTGAAAGGTCTTAAAGAAATTAATGTTGGCCAGCCTGCTTCTATCAAAGAAGTTGTGAATATCATTAATACAGTGCCATTGAAAGATCAGATTGCTTACTTGCAATGGAAACTGATTGATGGTTCTGCTTCTTACTTAAGCGATGCAATCAATGCTCAGAACTTTGATTTCTACAGCACTACAATGAATGGTGTGAAAGTGATGAAACCACGCTGGAAACGTGCTGTATCTGTAGTTGATGGTTCACTGGGTGAAGCTGTTGGTCAAATGTATACAGAGAAATATTTCCCTGCTGCAGCAAAGGAAAGAATGGTGTCTTTAGTGAAGAACCTTCAGGTTTCATTAGGTCAGCGTATTCAGAATCTGGCTTGGATGAGTGATGCTACAAAGGCTAAAGCGCAGGAAAAACTTTCTGCATTCCATGTTAAGATTGGATATCCTGACAAGTGGAAAGATTATTCTGCTTTGCAAGTCAAAAATGATTCTTATTGGGAAAATGTGGAACGTGCAAACCGTTTTGAAATGGCTTATATGATTAATAAGGCAAACAAACCGGTGGATAAAGATGAATGGCAGATGACTCCACAAACAGTGAATGCTTATTATAATCCTACAACAAATGAAATTTGTTTCCCTGCCGGAATTCTGCAATATCCTTTCTTTGATATGAATGCAGATGATGCTTTCAACTACGGAGCAATAGGCGTGGTTATCGGACATGAAATGACTCACGGTTTCGATGATCAGGGAAGACAATATGATAAGGACGGAAACCTGAAAGACTGGTGGACTGCTGAAGATGCTAAGAACTTTGAAACTCGTTCTGCTGTAATGGTTAACTTCTTTGATAATATTGAAGTTGCTCCGGGTGTACACGCAAACGGTAAGTTTACTCTTGGTGAGAATATTGCCGATCACG
This genomic interval from uncultured Bacteroides sp. contains the following:
- a CDS encoding IS66 family transposase, translating into MNYKRIVELLEDQLRLSSEREKALLEQNRQQSALLQQQSAQIERLSVQTAILTDTVRSLEESLLQKKGNIQVLTGKNRGLGKLLSNKSEKIVPQIKEEDKVEEKPRPSLKERGNNNAKRKEYFDLKTIIDEVYPNDPGFDKEKSKIISYVDSIRYEYIPPQFVKHIYRLYNCLFNEKMYTAKAPRTPLQNSNYDGSFMAGILQLRYIYSMPVERIIKLFGEQGFELNKATAHSLIKKSAWMLDRLDEVLRKTILEDSYLCMDESYYTVLTPEKNEKGKGVRKGYIWAALANQKKLIQYFYEKGSRSREVLTNYIGEEYKGAIQSDGLIDYKILETDEYPHIIRLSCFQHCKRKFLDIEADKDATQIIDVINKLYRKEHKIGKHWKPDRILEYRKKYAPPILKELKRKLLKIQSNPSMLPKSPLSKAINYTLKEYDALCNYIDRPEYALDNNAIERYMRYISLSRKNSLFCGSHDGAKRTALLYSLACSCRLNGINTFEYFTDILNRMAYINPNASDEVYQKLLPNSWTKE
- a CDS encoding DUF418 domain-containing protein is translated as MNQNSSRLYVVDALRGFAIISIMLLHNLEHFDFYYSPSYFPDWLKTLDKGIWDSLFFLFSGKSYAIFALLFGLTFFIQSHNQEKIGKDFRGRFAWRLLLLLGFGTINSAFYQGDILTIYAIIGFGLIPFAKLSNKVVLGFAILLMLQPYELINLISGLSDSSKEMQNPASWALFGKMAEYIPKDSLFNTIEGNLSNGRIAVMEWSWENGRVFQTLSLFLLGMLAGRKSLFKVTPESKIFWKKVIIYAAFAFVPLYIIKSNAASWFDSEAIRRPFLTIFNSWNNLAFMLILVSGFVLLFQTRTFEKILTHFSSIGRMSLSNYIIQSILGSFIYYGFGLGLYQYTGATFSLLIGITLGTLQGFFSSWWMKNHRQGPLEFIWHKATWVGTDK
- a CDS encoding ABC-F family ATP-binding cassette domain-containing protein codes for the protein MVSVEGLKVEFNARALFDGVSYVINKKDRIALVGKNGAGKSTMLKILAGIQTPTAGTVAAPKDVTIGYLPQVMILSDKHTVMEEAEQAFEHIFELQADIERMNQELADRTDYESESYHKLIDRFTHENERFLMMGGTNYQAEIERTLVGLGFSRDDFSRPTSEFSGGWRMRIELAKLLLRRPDVLLLDEPTNHLDIESIQWLENFLSTRCNAVVLVSHDRAFIDAVTTRTIEISCGKIYDYKVSYSRFVELRKERREQQLRAYENQQKQIQDTEDFVERFRYKATKAVQVQSRIKQLEKIERLEVDDEDNSTLRLKFPPAARSGNYPVIAEDLKKAYGNHVVYHDVNLTINRGEKIAFVGKNGEGKSTLVKCIMGNIDYEGKLTIGHNVQIGYFAQNQAQMLDESLTVFDTIDYVATGDIRTKIRDILGAFMFGGEASDKKVKVLSGGERTRLAMIKLLLEPVNLLILDEPTNHLDMRTKDVLKEAIKDFDGTVIIVSHDREFLDGLVTKVYEFGGGVVKEHLGGIYDFLQKKKMDSLNDLQRKPELSASPTAQNNEQEVVSENKLSYEAQKELNKKLRKLEKQVTDCEKEIEKLEEKISAVELKMTTPDGASDMELYAHHQNLKQELDNVVEEWESASMELEEAKSE
- a CDS encoding M13 family metallopeptidase; translated protein: MKFKNYLPLMAFCLISTGWNCEVSAQLAPGIDFNNLDKTVLPGSNFYQYSCGGWMKNNPLTGEYARFGSFDKLAENNRSQLKGLIEGLAKVKNQQGTVAQKIGDLYNIAMDSVKLNKKGAAPIKPYLKKIASLKNKSAIYPLLAEMRTIGLDPYFAVYVSADDMNSSMNMVHTSQSGISMGEREYYLENDAKTKEIRDKYKLHVVKMFQLVGYDKASAQKAMTAVMAIETRLAKIARTKVELRDPHANYNKMAVADLKKQYPSFAWDVFFTDFGLKGLKEINVGQPASIKEVVNIINTVPLKDQIAYLQWKLIDGSASYLSDAINAQNFDFYSTTMNGVKVMKPRWKRAVSVVDGSLGEAVGQMYTEKYFPAAAKERMVSLVKNLQVSLGQRIQNLAWMSDATKAKAQEKLSAFHVKIGYPDKWKDYSALQVKNDSYWENVERANRFEMAYMINKANKPVDKDEWQMTPQTVNAYYNPTTNEICFPAGILQYPFFDMNADDAFNYGAIGVVIGHEMTHGFDDQGRQYDKDGNLKDWWTAEDAKNFETRSAVMVNFFDNIEVAPGVHANGKFTLGENIADHGGLQISYQAFKNATASAPLESINGITPDQRFFLAYAGVWAGNIRPEAILSRTKSDPHSLGKWRVNGALPQIGAWYKAFNITEKDPMYLPVEKRVSIW